From the Ilumatobacteraceae bacterium genome, the window GCGCGACCTGCTGTTGGACATGCGTGACATCGCCGACGCGACCGACCACTCGGACAGCGACTTCTACGAAGGTCCGATGTACCACCTGACCTACGACCACGAGGCCGGCGAGCCCGGTGGCACGCTGTGGGGCCTCCCTCGCGACGTGTCCACCTTTGCGCTCTACCTGAACCTCGACCTCATCGCCGAGGCCGGCGCCGAGGATCCGCGCGACCTCGCCGCCAACGGCGAATGGAACTGGACCACGCTGCAAGAGGTGTCCGAGGACATCACCGCCCTCGGCGGCGAAGTGCGTGGCTTCGGTGCCGACGCCTGGTGGGGCACCTGGAGCTACTGGGTCAATGCGGCCGGTGGCGGCATGTACAACGAGGATCGCACCGCGTGTGGCCTCGACTCGGCCGAGTCCCTCGAAGGTCTCACGTTCGCCCGGGACTTCTTCGCCTCCGGCAACACCGTCTCGTGGGGTGAGAACTCCTCCGAGCCGTTCCTCGCCGGTTCGGTCGGCATGAACGTGACCGGTCGCTGGACCGTCCCGGCAGTCCGCAGCCTGGCGGAGTTCAACTGGGACGTCGTGAAGCTGCCCGACGGCCCCGGCGGTCCGAGCAACTGGCTGTTCTGGGGTGCCTACGTCGTCAACGCCGAGACCGAGCATCCCGAAGAGGCCTGGGAACTCGTGCAGGCGCTCACCTCGCCCGACGTGCAGCAGGGCCTGTCCGAACTCGGCACGAACATCCCGAGCCGCAGCGACCAGGAGAACATCGACGCCTTCCTGACCTACTCACCGCCGGAGAACAACCAGGCCTTCATCCAAGGTCTGACGGAGAACCCCGAGACCGAGGGCCCGCTCTGGAACGGTAGCTGGCCGGCGTTCTACGACACCGTGAACTCCCGAGTGGTCGACGTCATCAGCGGCGACGAATCGATCGAGAGCTTCGCCGACACCATCTGCACTGAGGCCAACAACGCCGCCTTCGGGGGCTGAGTCCTCTCGACGAGGGGGAGGGTGGTGACACCCTCCCCCTCGGAGTGCACCCATGAAACTGGAACAAGCGACATCGCCAACCTCGGTCCCTGACCGTCCGTCGGGGCATCGTTACCGATTCGTCGTCACGTGGCACGCTGCGCTCGCGGTCTTCTTCGTGGTGGCCTTCATCGGCGCGATCACCGGCCCCGGTGCCGACCTGGTCGGCCCATTTCGGCACATCCTCGTCGGGCTGTCGGCGTTCGGCATGATCGCCAACATCTTCGTCGTCGCGCCGCTGCACCGGCACCGCGACATGGGCCGCACGGTCTCGATCATGGTCAACTACCTGACGATCGTGGTCAGCGCGGCAGTCCTCCTGTCGAGGGTCGGCGTCTTCGAAGGTTTCGACGAACTCGCGACCCGCTTCGAGGGGGCCATCTACTGGTTGCTCGTGCCCTTCGTCGGTTGGTTGTGGATGCTGTTCTCCGACCGGATCGGGCAACCGCATCTCCGTCGTGGCGGCACGTGGATGGTGCGTGGTGGCGCGGTCGTGTTCATCTTCGCGATGGGCATCATCGACGGTGTCGTCGCGATCGCCGGCGAACTTGTCGACGTCCGCTCCCTCGTGCTCGTGGCGTTGATCGCCGGTGCCGCATACGCGATGCGCGTGATGTGGGGCGCCCGTGCGAGGAATGACTACGGCACGACCAGTTGGCGACAAGAACAGATCGAAGGGTTGCTGTTCCTGTCGCCCAACGTGCTGGGTTTCCTCTTCTTCTTCGCCGGGCCGCTGGTGTTCTCGCTCTTCATCTCGTTCTGGGACTGGGACGCCCTCGGCGACAAGAGCTTCGTCGGGTTCGACAACTACTTCGACCTGTTCCGCGTCGACATCGCGTTCATGGAGAGTTCCACGGCTCCGGCCAGCGAAGCGCTGAAGACGAACTACGCCGAAGCGTTCCGCTTCAACCTGTTCGGGCAGAACATCCTGATCTCGGCGATCGACCGGGCCTTCTGGCAGTCGTTGCGCAACATCGTCATCTTCCTGGCCGTCGCCGTTCCGGCCAGCGTGATCCCCGGCCTGGTCGTGGCCAACCTACTCAACAGCAAGCTGCCCGGGATGAAGTTCTTCCGGGCGGTGTTGTTCATCCCGAGCATCGCCGGCGTCATCGGCATCTCGCTGATCTGGCGGCAACTCTTCAACGCCTCGGTCGGCTGGCTGAACTATCTCCTCACCGTCTTCCTACCCGGCGACTACGAGATCCGCTGGCTCACCGACCAGAGCACGGCGCTGTTCGCCATCGCGATCGTGTTCGCGTGGATGACCTTCGGGTTCAACTCGGTCCTGTTCGTCGCCGGTCTGCAGGGCATCCCGGTCGGGCTGTACGAAGCTGCCCGCCTCGATGGTGCGAGTTCGTGGCAGCAGTTCCGATACATCACCCTGCCGATGTTG encodes:
- a CDS encoding sugar ABC transporter permease; translation: MKLEQATSPTSVPDRPSGHRYRFVVTWHAALAVFFVVAFIGAITGPGADLVGPFRHILVGLSAFGMIANIFVVAPLHRHRDMGRTVSIMVNYLTIVVSAAVLLSRVGVFEGFDELATRFEGAIYWLLVPFVGWLWMLFSDRIGQPHLRRGGTWMVRGGAVVFIFAMGIIDGVVAIAGELVDVRSLVLVALIAGAAYAMRVMWGARARNDYGTTSWRQEQIEGLLFLSPNVLGFLFFFAGPLVFSLFISFWDWDALGDKSFVGFDNYFDLFRVDIAFMESSTAPASEALKTNYAEAFRFNLFGQNILISAIDRAFWQSLRNIVIFLAVAVPASVIPGLVVANLLNSKLPGMKFFRAVLFIPSIAGVIGISLIWRQLFNASVGWLNYLLTVFLPGDYEIRWLTDQSTALFAIAIVFAWMTFGFNSVLFVAGLQGIPVGLYEAARLDGASSWQQFRYITLPMLKPTTFFVVAITTINSIQMFEIVFVLMTPPEGPGNSTLTPVLYLYQQGFQNFSQGYASAVSWVLFGFIFCITLVQFKRNKSNGTEAMA
- a CDS encoding sugar ABC transporter substrate-binding protein, whose protein sequence is MAAGLALAACGGGDDDTSAEPDESAADTGEAEDTAEGSDDGDADATTSEPATEDEAPSGDAVPLRWRTQAANQSEADVYTDISNEIDADLPHLDISYEAGANDGTSYTDLLKTELASGTAPDVFWIPGASIADFATRDLLLDMRDIADATDHSDSDFYEGPMYHLTYDHEAGEPGGTLWGLPRDVSTFALYLNLDLIAEAGAEDPRDLAANGEWNWTTLQEVSEDITALGGEVRGFGADAWWGTWSYWVNAAGGGMYNEDRTACGLDSAESLEGLTFARDFFASGNTVSWGENSSEPFLAGSVGMNVTGRWTVPAVRSLAEFNWDVVKLPDGPGGPSNWLFWGAYVVNAETEHPEEAWELVQALTSPDVQQGLSELGTNIPSRSDQENIDAFLTYSPPENNQAFIQGLTENPETEGPLWNGSWPAFYDTVNSRVVDVISGDESIESFADTICTEANNAAFGG